The proteins below come from a single Osmerus mordax isolate fOsmMor3 chromosome 3, fOsmMor3.pri, whole genome shotgun sequence genomic window:
- the ppfia3 gene encoding liprin-alpha-3 produces MMCEVMPTISEDGRGGSGGPSSPGGGMGGGFGSREGRGGDEGGSTGNLESLMVNMLTERERLLESLRETQDCLGTAQLRLRDLGHEKDSLQRQLTIALPQEFAVLTKELNVCREQLLEREEEIAELKAERSNTRLLLEHLECLVSRHERSLRMTVVKRQVQSSEVEVLKALKSLFEHHKALDEKYWL; encoded by the exons ATGATGTGCGAGGTGATGCCCACCATCTCCGAGGACGGGCGGGGGGGCAGCGGCGGCCCATCCTCTCCCGGCGGGGGGATGGGCGGGGGGTTCGGGAGCAGGGAGGGCCgggggggagacgaggggggcaGCACGGGGAACCTGGAGTCCCTGATGGTGAACATGCTGACGGAGAGGGAGCGTCTACTGGAGAGCCTGAGGGAGACCCAGGACTGCCTGGGCACGGCTCAGCTGCGTCTGAGGGACCTGGGCCACGAGAAGGACTCCCTGCAGAGGCAGCTGACCATCGCCCTGCCACAG GAGTTTGCGGTCTTGACCAAAGAGCTGAACGTGTGCAGAGAGcagctgctggagagagaggaggagatcgcTGAACTGAAGGCGGAGCGCAGCAACACTCGg ctgctgctggagcaccTGGAGTGCCTGGTGTCTCGTCATGAGCGCAGCCTGAGGATGACGGTGGTGAAGAGGCAGGTCCAGTCCAGCGAGGTGGAGGTGCTCAAGGCCCTCAAGTCCCTGTTCGAGCATCACAAAGCCCTGGacgagaag TACTGGCTATAG
- the bcat2 gene encoding branched-chain-amino-acid aminotransferase, mitochondrial: MATLRTALHGRFIQALPFCMGSLRFASSSFKAADLTIERSTALQAKPDPSTLLFGKQFSDHMLTIYWSEKEGWKAPHIKPFQNLSLHPASSALHYSIELFEGMKAFRGVDNHIRLFRPMLNMERMYRSADRSCLPLYDKAEMLECIRKLVEVDQEWVPYSLDASLYIRPTFIGIEPSLGVSRASQALIFVILGPVGPYFTTGSFSPVSLLADPGYVRAWRGGVGAYKMGGNYGPTIAVQNEANQQGCQQVLWLYGEQEEITEVGTMNLFIYWTNEDGEKELLTPPLDGIILPGVTRQSLLDLARQWDEFKVTERTMTMRELLGALASGQVLEVFGAGTACVVCPVGSLLYKGKTYHIPTMQNGPDLAKRFHKDLTDIQYGRNASDWAPLVI; this comes from the exons ATGGCAACTCTGCGGACG GCTCTCCATGGACGGTTCATTCAAGCCCTCCCCTTCTGTATGGGGTCGTTGCGGTTTGCCAGCTCGTCGTTCAAG GCCGCAGACTTGACGATCGAGCGCAGCACCGCCCTGCAGGCCAAGCCagatccctccaccctgctgtttGGGAAGCAGTTCTCTGACCACATGCTCACCATCTACTGGTCTGAGAAAGAGGGCTGGAAGGCTCCACACATCAAGCCCTTCCAGAAcctgtccctccacccagccagctcCGCCCTGCACTACTCTATAGAG ctgtttGAGGGCATGAAGGCGTTCCGAGGTGTTGACAACCACATCAGGCTGTTCAGACCCATGTTGAACATGGAGAGGATGTACCGCAGCGCTGACAGGAGCTGCCTGcct ctGTATGACAAGGCAGAGATGCTGGAGTGCATCAGGAAGCTGGTGGAGGTGGACCAGGAGTGGGTGCCCTACTCGCTCGACGCCAGCCTCTACATCAGGCCCACCTTCATCGGGATCGAG ccctctctgggTGTGTCCCGGGCCAGCCAGGCTCTGATCTTCGTCATCCTGGGCCCCGTGGGGCCCTACTTCACCACAGGCTCCTTCAGCCCCGTCTCCCTGCTGGCCGACCCCGGCTACGTCCGTGCCTGGAGGGGCGGGGTCGGGGCCTACAAGATGGGCGG gaaCTATGGCCCTACGATCGCCGTGCAGAATGAGGCCAACCAGCAGGGCTGCCAGCAGGTGCTGTGGCTGtacggagagcaggaggagatcaCTGAGGTCGGCACCATGAACCTCTTCATCTACTGGACCAATGAGGACGGAG agaaAGAGTTGCTGACCCCTCCTCTAGACGGCATAATTCTCCCGGGAGTCACCAGACAGTCTCTGCTGGATCTGGCCCGACAGTGG GATGAGTTCAAGGTGACGGAGAGGACCATGACCATGCGGGAGCTGCTGGGGGCGCTGGCGTCCGGCCAGGTCCTGGAGGTGTTCGGGGCGGGGACTGCCTGCGTGGTGTGTCCTGTCGGCAGCCTGCTGTACAAGGGGAAG ACCTACCACATCCCCACCATGCAGAACGGGCCCGACCTGGCCAAGAGATTCCACAAGGACCTGACCGACATACAG TATGGACGTAACGCGAGTGACTGGGCACCTCTGGTTATCTGA
- the ifi35 gene encoding interferon-induced protein 35, producing MSSDEDFSIVVNGDTETMERIQEQIVKLKEQHSLVLQEQKDLVTGLNAVKNLENEFKLRTNKIRQALEEDDASHAIKVENKTMMLASLRKEEVRLKDQIDAALEQGSQLEKDNYLLRQQTAVSTAVPEKKVVFTGVTGNDAKTQSFEMKPHVLYPMEEGTALITFEDEKVAQKILEMKEHKVELGECTITLEAKPVQMLVPSVVEMDTQICPHRVLVSSLPSKLSGEALMDKLELHFGKGKNGGAEVESTDLLQDSGNVVIKFVHGHVAKGLTDQQQHDVAFGKGKKHKVKVTPFLNGKITHFQTRVSECSHTVLLAGIPAIMEQENLQDLLEIHFQKSSNGGGEVEAFLYNPLGQHSLAFFQEECPIKD from the exons ATGTCTTCAGACGAG GATTTCTCAATTGTAGTTAATGGTGATACAGAGACCATGGAAAGAATTCAGGAACAAATCGTCAAATTGAAG GAACAACACAGTCTCGTGCTTCAGGAGCAAAAGGACCTAGTCACAGGATTAAATGCAGTAAAAAACCTAGAAAATGAGTTCAAACTGCGCACAAACAAAATAAGACAAGCGCTGGAAGAAGATGATGCCAGTCACGCCATAAAGGTTGAAAACAAAACG ATGATGTTGGCCAGCCTGCGCAAGGAGGAGGTCAGATTGAAAGATCAGATCGACGCAGCGCTGGAACAAGGGAGCCAGCTGGAGAAGGATAACTACCTCCTCAGACAGCAGACCGCA GTGTCCACTGCAGTGCCTGAGAAAAAGGTTGTATTCACTGGAGTGACAGGAAACGATGCAAAAACACAGAGCTTCGAGATGAAGCCCCATGTTTTGTACCCCATGGAAGAGGGCACAGCACTCATTACCTTTGAAGATGAGAAAG TGGCCCAGAAGATCCTGGAAATGAAGGAGCACAAGGTGGAGCTGGGAGAATGCACCATCACCCTGGAGGCCAAGCCCGTCCAGATGCTGGTCCCCAGCGTTGTGGAG ATGGACACCCAGATCTGTCCCCATCGTGTCCTCGTGTCCAGCCTGCCCAGCAAGCTGAGCGGGGAGGCTCTGATGGACAAGCTGGAACTCCACTTCGGCAAAGGGAAGAACGGGGGGGCGGAGGTGGAGTCCACGGACCTGCTGCAAGACTCTGGCAACGTGGTCATCAAATTTGTCCACGGCCACG TTGCGAAAGGTTTGACGGACCAGCAGCAACATGATGTGGCGTTTGGGAAAGGGAAGAAGCACAAAGTGAAGGTGACTCCGTTCCTGAACGGGAAGATTACACACTTCCAG accaGGGTGTCAGAGTGCAGTCACACCGTCCTGCTGGCCGGCATCCCTGCCATCATGGAGCAGGAGAACCTGCAGGACCTGCTGGAGATCCACTTCCAGAAGAGCAGCaacgggggaggagaggtggaggccttCCTCTACAACCCTCTGGGCCAGCACAGCCTGGCGTTCTTCCAAGAGGAGTGTCCCATCAAGGACTAG
- the rpl27 gene encoding large ribosomal subunit protein eL27 produces the protein MGKFMKPGKVVMVLAGRYAGRKAVIVKNIDDGTSDRPYSHALVSGIDRYPRKVTTTMSKKKVAKRSKIKAFVKVYNYNHLMPTRYSVDIPLDKTVVNKDVFRDPALKRKARREAKIKFEERYKTGKNKWFFQKLRF, from the exons ATGGGCAAGTTCATGAAACCTGGGAAGGTGGTGATGGTCCTCGCTGGACGTTACGCTGGACGCAAAGCTGTCATTGTCAAG AACATTGACGATGGCACCTCAGACCGCCCCTACAGCCACGCTCTGGTCTCCGGGATCGACCGCTACCCCCGCAAGGTGACCACGACCATGAGCAAGAAGAAGGTTGCCAAGAGGTCCAAGATCAAGGCCTTCGTCAAGGTGTACAACTACAACCACCTGATGCCTACCAG GTACTCAGTGGACATTCCCCTGGACAAAACCGTCGTCAACAAGGATGTCTTCAGAGACCCCGCCCTGAAGCGCAAAGCCAGGAGGGAGGCCAAGATCAAgtttgaggagag ATACAAGACAGGCaagaacaaatggttcttccAGAAGCTCCGATTCTAG